The Methylobacterium durans nucleotide sequence CGGACCACCGCCTTGAAGCGGCCCCGGGCGTCGGTGAGCGTCTCGCCAGCGCGGACATGGCCGGCCTCGATCACGCTGAGGAAGGGCACCCGCGGCTCGGCGCGCTTGGCGGGCGCCAGGGCAAGCGCCGCCTGCGACAGGGGCTCGACGGCGGCGATGCGGCGGCGGGCGGCGTCCGCGTAGACGGTCTCGCGCTCGATGCCGATGAAGCGGCGCCCGAGGCGCTTGGCGACCGCGCCCGTCGTGCCGGTCCCGAAGAACGGGTCGAGTACCACATCGCCCGGGTTCGTCGCGGAGAGCAGCGTCCGGGCCAGCAGGGCTTCCGGCTTCTGCGTGGGGTGGACCTTCTGGCCGTCGGCGCCTTTCAGCCGCTCCTCGCCCGTGCAGAGGGGGATGAACCAGTCCGAGCGCATCTGGAGGTCCTCGTTGCCTCCTTTGAGCGCTTCGTAGTGGAAGGTGTACTTCGCGTTCGGATCGCGCGATGCCCAGATCAGCGTCTCGTGCGCGTTCGTGAAGCGCTTGCCGCGGAAATTCGGCATCGGGTTGGCCTTGCGCCAGACGATGTCGTTGAGGATCCAGAAACCGAGATCCTGCAGCACGCTGCCGACGCGGAAGATGTTGTGGTAGGACCCGATTACCCACAGCGTGGCGTTCGGCTTCATCACCCGGCGGGCGGCCGTGAGCCAGTCACGGGTGAAGGCGTCGTATTGCGAGAGGCTCGCGAACTTGTCCCAATCGTCGTCGACGGCGTCGACGCGGCTCTGGTCCGGGCGCAGCAGCGAGCCCTCTCCGAGTTGGAGATTGTAGGGCGGGTCGGCGAAGACGCAGTCGACCGAGGCAGCCGGCAGGCTGTTCATCGCGGCGATGCAGTCGCCAATCTGGATATCGTCGACGGGAAGACGCTGGACGGCGGGTACGAGACCCATCCGTGGCGCCGACGCGAGCCGCCCGGTACGCGAGACTTGTTTCCGGGCGGCGGCGCCGGCGACCACGGTACGCGGGGAAGCCATGGCAAACACCGGTTACGCGACTGACCGGGGCACCATGCTGCGGGTAGGGTAAAGGTCGGGTTGCCGGCTCCGGCAAAATGCGTCTCGATTTGGGGCTGCAGATTTTGCCGGGTTCACGAAGTTCATCGGTGCAATGCCTGCGCTGCACTGCGGTAAGACGCGGTGATGCAAGCAGGAATGGGCGATAGATTGTCGCTGTGCTTCGTACACGCGCGCTTCACCTCAGGGGGCGCTGACCCGTGGCAATTCGAG carries:
- a CDS encoding site-specific DNA-methyltransferase: MASPRTVVAGAAARKQVSRTGRLASAPRMGLVPAVQRLPVDDIQIGDCIAAMNSLPAASVDCVFADPPYNLQLGEGSLLRPDQSRVDAVDDDWDKFASLSQYDAFTRDWLTAARRVMKPNATLWVIGSYHNIFRVGSVLQDLGFWILNDIVWRKANPMPNFRGKRFTNAHETLIWASRDPNAKYTFHYEALKGGNEDLQMRSDWFIPLCTGEERLKGADGQKVHPTQKPEALLARTLLSATNPGDVVLDPFFGTGTTGAVAKRLGRRFIGIERETVYADAARRRIAAVEPLSQAALALAPAKRAEPRVPFLSVIEAGHVRAGETLTDARGRFKAVVRPDGTVMTGPVSGSIHKIGALVQGLPACNGWDFWHAERNGRRVVIDTFRAEMRAQMG